In Vigna unguiculata cultivar IT97K-499-35 chromosome 3, ASM411807v1, whole genome shotgun sequence, a single genomic region encodes these proteins:
- the LOC114178038 gene encoding phosphatidylinositol 4-phosphate 5-kinase 1-like, with amino-acid sequence MQETLLTLPLSHHQDIHIRAKKKKPQQPGTGHSSSNSSSSGGGGHSTTRVSRRVSPVGEKSLPNGDIYSGTLSGNAPHGTGKYLWSDGCMYEGEWRKGKACGKGRFSWPSGATYEGEFKSGRIDGFGSFIGVDGDMYRGSWVADRKHGFGEKRYANGDVYEGWWRCNLQDGEGRYTWRNGNEYVGEWRGGVISGKGVLVWANGNRYEGFWENGVPVGKGVFTWCDGSTCAGNWGKEFMEEAREEKMKRSSVDGCRSVSFPRICIWELDGEAGDITCDIVHNAEASLFYRDGTTASESENGGDDIIIDNNNGCGVLQKSPCWSLDGSGGEVKKPGQTVSRGHKSYDLILNLQLGIRYTVTKHAAIVRELRPGDFDPKEKFWTRFPPEGSRFTPQHHSVDFRWKDYCPMVFRHLRELFAIDPTDYTLAICGSDSLREMSSPGKSGSIFYLTQDDRFIIKTVKKSEVKVLIRMLPSYYQHVCQYKNSLVTAFLGVHCVKPVGGQKTRFIVMGNVFCSEYRIHKRFDLKGSSHGRTTDKPREEIDETTTLKDLDLNFVFRLEQSWFQELIRQVDRDCEFLEAEGIMDYSLLIGLHFRDDCSVDEMKSSPRNSYSGKRDMLDDEMLTCRGPLIRLGMNMPARAESVGSGSGNSCCIPSESNNNSSSKISDVILYFGIIDILQDYDISKKIEHAYKSLQVDSTSISAVDPKLYSKRFRDFIHRIFVEDK; translated from the exons ATGCAAGAGACGCTTCTCACTCTCCCTCTCTCACACCACCAAGACATCCACATTCGGGCCAAGAAGAAAAAGCCGCAGCAACCGGGAACCGGACATAGCAGCAGCAACAGCAGTAGCAGCGGCGGCGGCGGCCACTCCACCACTCGCGTGTCGCGGCGCGTGAGTCCTGTCGGGGAGAAGTCTCTGCCGAACGGGGACATCTACAGCGGCACCCTGTCGGGGAACGCGCCGCACGGCACCGGGAAGTACCTCTGGTCCGATGGGTGCATGTACGAGGGGGAGTGGCGAAAGGGGAAAGCTTGTGGCAAGGGGAGGTTCTCGTGGCCCTCCGGCGCCACCTACGAGGGGGAATTCAAGTCGGGTCGGATAGACGGGTTCGGATCCTTCATCGGCGTCGACGGCGACATGTACAGAGGGTCCTGGGTGGCCGACAGAAAGCACGGGTTCGGCGAGAAACGATACGCTAATGGGGATGTGTATGAAGGTTGGTGGAGGTGCAACTTGCAGGACGGGGAGGGGAGGTACACATGGCGGAACGGCAACGAGTACGTGGGGGAGTGGAGGGGTGGTGTGATTTCGGGGAAGGGGGTTCTGGTGTGGGCGAATGGGAACCGTTACGAGGGGTTTTGGGAGAATGGCGTGCCTGTGGGGAAGGGTGTTTTCACGTGGTGTGACGGGAGCACGTGCGCGGGGAACTGGGGGAAGGAGTTTATGGAAGAGGCACgtgaggagaagatgaagaggaGTTCGGTGGATGGGTGTAGGAGTGTGAGCTTTCCCAGGATTTGTATTTGGGAGTTGGATGGAGAAGCTGGTGACATCACCTGCGACATTGTTCACAATGCTGAGGCTTCTCTGTTCTACAGGGATGGCACCACTGCCAGTGAGTCCGAGAACGGTGGAGATGATATCATTATTGATAATAACAATGGGTGTGGGGTTTTGCAGAAGAGTCCTTGTTGGTCTCTTGATGGTTCTGGTGGTGAGGTTAAGAAGCCTGGTCAAACTGTGTCCAGAGGGCACAAGAGTTATGATCTCATCCTTAATCTTCAACTGGGTATCAG ATACACTGTTACCAAGCATGCTGCTATAGTGAGAGAGCTTAGACCGGGGGATTTTGATCCCAAGGAGAAGTTCTGGACGAGGTTCCCACCTGAAGGCTCTAGGTTTACGCCCCAGCATCATTCAGTGGACTTCAGGTGGAAAGACTACTGCCCCATGGTGTTCAG ACATCTAAGGGAATTATTTGCCATAGATCCTACGGATTACACGCTTGCTATTTGCGGAAGTGACTCACTTAGGGAGATGTCTTCTCCGGGAAAAAGTGGAAGCATCTTTTATCTTACTCAAGACGACCGCTTCATAATTAAGACTGTCAAGAAGTCTGAAGTCAAG GTGCTCATTAGGATGCTTCCAAGCTACTACCAACATGTTTGTCAGTACAAGAACTCTTTGGTGACTGCATTCCTGGGCGTGCATTGTGTCAAACCTGTCGGAGGTCAAAAG ACCCGGTTTATTGTAATGGGCAATGTGTTTTGCTCCGAGTACCGGATCCACAAGAGGTTTGACCTCAAAGGTTCTTCTCATGGTCGAACAACGGATAAGCCAAGGGAGGAGATTGATGAGACTACCACTCTCAAAGATCTTGATCTTAATTTTGTCTTTCGCCTAGAACAGTCTTGGTTTCAAGAGCTTATACG GCAAGTCGACAGAGACTGTGAGTTCTTGGAAGCAGAGGGAATCATGGATTACAGTCTTCTAATCGGGCTGCATTTTCGTGATGATTGTTCGGTTGACGAAATGAAAAGTTCACCACGCAATTCATATTCAG GCAAGAGAGACATGCTTGACGATGAGATGCTCACATGCCg GGGACCTCTGATCCGGTTGGGAATGAACATGCCTGCGAGAGCTGAGAGTGTGGGTAGTGGAAGTGGGAATTCTTGTTGTATCCCTTCAGAGAGTAACAACAACAGCAGCAGCAAGATATCTGATGTGATCCTCTACTTTGGTATCATTGACATTCTCCAAGACTACGATATAAGCAAAAAGATAGAACATGCATACAAGTCGCTACAAGTGGATTCCACCTCTATCTCAGCCGTTGATCCCAAGCTATACTCGAAAAGGTTCAGGGATTTCATACACAGAATCTTTGTAGAGGATAAATGA